The following proteins are encoded in a genomic region of Drosophila miranda strain MSH22 chromosome 4, D.miranda_PacBio2.1, whole genome shotgun sequence:
- the LOC108163180 gene encoding probable tRNA (guanine(26)-N(2))-dimethyltransferase isoform X2, with translation MEIDEEKHQVVEEKHVLLQDAVPKNPNEHVIRERHAEIVSGGNVFYNPVQEFNRDLSIAVLNVYQQRLSKERCEKALKKQRKQVHGEEEATPPIPTPVTYVAGTQYADGLRILEALAATGLRSIRYAQEIAGVRQIVANDLSRQAVQSINANVQHNKVESLIEASHADAMTLMYLSTAQEKRFDAVDLDPYGCPNRFLDGAMQCLVDGGLLLVTATDMAVLAGNAPEACYVKYGSVPLRMKCCHEMALRILLHCIESHANRHGKYIEPLLSVSADFYVRIFVRVHVGQAHCKLSMSKQSWLYQCTGCDTYTLQPLGITKPNPTAGNPQQLKYGIPTGPAVNSQCEHCCHRHHLGGPIWSAPLHNPDFVKDLLDAVQETPLSALGTQRRIVGVLSVVQEELSDVPLYYTPDKLCSVLKLEIVPMLKFRSALLHAGYRVSYSHASKNSLKTDAPPSVLWDILRCWSKRHPVRPERMIPGTPLQAILSQPCSRVYEFDELHAAANPKSRRSALSRFQTNPAPHWGPGTRATIMIGENKLPKSYRNQNKKQRHKTSQEVVGPQEEEQVEAEEEVAEAHLPKQPKLEEATA, from the exons ATGGAAATTGACGAAGAAAAGCATCAGGTTGTTGAGGAAAAACATGTCCTATTGCAAGATGCCGTTCCGAAGAATCCCAATGAGCACGTTATCCGCGAGCGCCACGCCGAGATCGTGTCTGGCGGCAATGTCTTCTACAATCCGGTGCAGGAATTCAATCGAGACCTGAGCATCGCCGTTCTGAACGTCTACCAGCAGCGTCTGTCGAAGGAGCGATGCGAGAAGGCGCTTAAAAAGCAACGCAAGCAGGTGCACGGCGAGGAGGAGGCTACTCCGCCGATTCCTACGCCCGTAACGTACGTGGCAGGCACACAGTACGCCGATGGATTGCGGATTCTGGAGGCTTTGGCTGCGACGGGACTGCGCAGTATACGATATGCCCAGGAGATAGCCGGTGTCCGTCAGATAGTGGCCAACGATCTGTCGCGTCAGGCCGTCCAGTCCATCAACGCCAATGTGCAGCACAACAAAGTGGAGTCGCTGATCGAGGCCAGCCATGCGGATGCCAT GACGCTGATGTATCTGTCCACCGCTCAGGAGAAACGCTTCGATGCCGTTGATCTCGATCCCTACGGCTGTCCGAATCGCTTTCTAGACGGCGCCATGCAGTGCCTGGTAGATGGTGGCCTGCTCCTGGTCACGGCCACCGACATGGCTGTGTTAGCCGGCAACGCCCCGGAGGCCTGCTACGTGAAGTACGGATCGGTGCCACTCCGGATGAAGTGCTGCCACGAGATGGCCCTGCGTATCCTGCTGCACTGCATAGAGAGTCATGCGAACAGGCATGGCAAGTACATTGAGCCTCTGCTGAGCGTCTCGGCGGACTTCTACGTGCGTATCTTCGTGCGTGTGCATGTGGGCCAGGCCCATTGCAAGCTGTCCATGAGCAAACAGTCCTGGCTGTATCAGTGCACAGGCTGCGATACGTACACGCTCCAGCCCCTGGGCATCACCAAACCAAATCCCACGGCCGGCAATCCCCAGCAGCTCAAGTATGGCATCCCAACGGGTCCGGCGGTGAACTCCCAATGCGAGCACTGCTGCCACAGGCATCACCTGGGCGGCCCCATCTGGTCGGCACCCCTACACAACCCGGACTTTGTTAAGGACTTGCTTGATGCAGTGCAGGAGACACCCCTAAGTGCGCTCGGCACGCAACGACGCATCGTGGGCGTCCTATCCGTGGTTCAGGAAGAACTGTCCGATGTCCCACTGTACTACACACCCGACAAGCTGTGCTCCGTGCTAAAGCTGGAAATTGTGCCCATGCTGAAGTTCAGGTCCGCCCTTTTGCATGCCGGCTATCGTGTGTCCTACTCACATGCTTCGAAGAACTCGCTGAAAACAGATGCCCCACCATCCGTTCTGTGGGACATTCTGCGCTGCTGGAGCAAGCGGCATCCAGTGCGGCCGGAAAGGATGATTCCAGGTACTCCCTTGCAGGCCATACTGTCGCAGCCCTGCTCCAGGGTTTACGAGTTCGACGAGCTGCATGCCGCGGCCAATCCAAAGAGTCGCCGCTCGGCGCTCTCACGCTTCCAAACCAACCCCGCGCCACACTGGGGCCCGGGCACAAGGGCTACCATCAT GATTGGAGAAAATAAACTGCCAAAAAGCTATCGCAACCAGAACAAGAAGCAGCGCCATAAAACGTCACAGGAGGTAGTGGGGCCACAAGAGGAGGAACAGGTGGAAGCAGAAGAGGAGGTGGCAGAGGCACATCTCCCCAAGCAGCCCAAGCTGGAGGAAGCGACTGCGTGA
- the LOC108163180 gene encoding probable tRNA (guanine(26)-N(2))-dimethyltransferase isoform X1, with amino-acid sequence MDRVYPIPDLFKNCHFARAFGWFIHFQTISIWRASKSKNIRYILTINPPHVDEQMEIDEEKHQVVEEKHVLLQDAVPKNPNEHVIRERHAEIVSGGNVFYNPVQEFNRDLSIAVLNVYQQRLSKERCEKALKKQRKQVHGEEEATPPIPTPVTYVAGTQYADGLRILEALAATGLRSIRYAQEIAGVRQIVANDLSRQAVQSINANVQHNKVESLIEASHADAMTLMYLSTAQEKRFDAVDLDPYGCPNRFLDGAMQCLVDGGLLLVTATDMAVLAGNAPEACYVKYGSVPLRMKCCHEMALRILLHCIESHANRHGKYIEPLLSVSADFYVRIFVRVHVGQAHCKLSMSKQSWLYQCTGCDTYTLQPLGITKPNPTAGNPQQLKYGIPTGPAVNSQCEHCCHRHHLGGPIWSAPLHNPDFVKDLLDAVQETPLSALGTQRRIVGVLSVVQEELSDVPLYYTPDKLCSVLKLEIVPMLKFRSALLHAGYRVSYSHASKNSLKTDAPPSVLWDILRCWSKRHPVRPERMIPGTPLQAILSQPCSRVYEFDELHAAANPKSRRSALSRFQTNPAPHWGPGTRATIMIGENKLPKSYRNQNKKQRHKTSQEVVGPQEEEQVEAEEEVAEAHLPKQPKLEEATA; translated from the exons ATGGATAGGGTATACCCTATACCCGATTTATTTAAAAACTGTCACTTTGCGAGGGCTTTTGGTTGGTtcattcactttcaaacaatttctatttggcgcGCCTCAAAATCGAAGAATAT acggtatattttaacgataaatCCGCCACACGTGGATGAACAAATGGAAATTGACGAAGAAAAGCATCAGGTTGTTGAGGAAAAACATGTCCTATTGCAAGATGCCGTTCCGAAGAATCCCAATGAGCACGTTATCCGCGAGCGCCACGCCGAGATCGTGTCTGGCGGCAATGTCTTCTACAATCCGGTGCAGGAATTCAATCGAGACCTGAGCATCGCCGTTCTGAACGTCTACCAGCAGCGTCTGTCGAAGGAGCGATGCGAGAAGGCGCTTAAAAAGCAACGCAAGCAGGTGCACGGCGAGGAGGAGGCTACTCCGCCGATTCCTACGCCCGTAACGTACGTGGCAGGCACACAGTACGCCGATGGATTGCGGATTCTGGAGGCTTTGGCTGCGACGGGACTGCGCAGTATACGATATGCCCAGGAGATAGCCGGTGTCCGTCAGATAGTGGCCAACGATCTGTCGCGTCAGGCCGTCCAGTCCATCAACGCCAATGTGCAGCACAACAAAGTGGAGTCGCTGATCGAGGCCAGCCATGCGGATGCCAT GACGCTGATGTATCTGTCCACCGCTCAGGAGAAACGCTTCGATGCCGTTGATCTCGATCCCTACGGCTGTCCGAATCGCTTTCTAGACGGCGCCATGCAGTGCCTGGTAGATGGTGGCCTGCTCCTGGTCACGGCCACCGACATGGCTGTGTTAGCCGGCAACGCCCCGGAGGCCTGCTACGTGAAGTACGGATCGGTGCCACTCCGGATGAAGTGCTGCCACGAGATGGCCCTGCGTATCCTGCTGCACTGCATAGAGAGTCATGCGAACAGGCATGGCAAGTACATTGAGCCTCTGCTGAGCGTCTCGGCGGACTTCTACGTGCGTATCTTCGTGCGTGTGCATGTGGGCCAGGCCCATTGCAAGCTGTCCATGAGCAAACAGTCCTGGCTGTATCAGTGCACAGGCTGCGATACGTACACGCTCCAGCCCCTGGGCATCACCAAACCAAATCCCACGGCCGGCAATCCCCAGCAGCTCAAGTATGGCATCCCAACGGGTCCGGCGGTGAACTCCCAATGCGAGCACTGCTGCCACAGGCATCACCTGGGCGGCCCCATCTGGTCGGCACCCCTACACAACCCGGACTTTGTTAAGGACTTGCTTGATGCAGTGCAGGAGACACCCCTAAGTGCGCTCGGCACGCAACGACGCATCGTGGGCGTCCTATCCGTGGTTCAGGAAGAACTGTCCGATGTCCCACTGTACTACACACCCGACAAGCTGTGCTCCGTGCTAAAGCTGGAAATTGTGCCCATGCTGAAGTTCAGGTCCGCCCTTTTGCATGCCGGCTATCGTGTGTCCTACTCACATGCTTCGAAGAACTCGCTGAAAACAGATGCCCCACCATCCGTTCTGTGGGACATTCTGCGCTGCTGGAGCAAGCGGCATCCAGTGCGGCCGGAAAGGATGATTCCAGGTACTCCCTTGCAGGCCATACTGTCGCAGCCCTGCTCCAGGGTTTACGAGTTCGACGAGCTGCATGCCGCGGCCAATCCAAAGAGTCGCCGCTCGGCGCTCTCACGCTTCCAAACCAACCCCGCGCCACACTGGGGCCCGGGCACAAGGGCTACCATCAT GATTGGAGAAAATAAACTGCCAAAAAGCTATCGCAACCAGAACAAGAAGCAGCGCCATAAAACGTCACAGGAGGTAGTGGGGCCACAAGAGGAGGAACAGGTGGAAGCAGAAGAGGAGGTGGCAGAGGCACATCTCCCCAAGCAGCCCAAGCTGGAGGAAGCGACTGCGTGA
- the LOC108162675 gene encoding F-actin-capping protein subunit beta, whose protein sequence is MSEMQMDCALDLMRRLPPQQIEKNLIDLIDLAPDLCEDLLSSVDQPLKIAKDKEHGKDYLLCDYNRDGDSYRSPWSNSYYPPLEDGQMPSERLRKLEIEANYAFDQYREMYYEGGVSSVYLWDLDHGFAAVILIKKAGDGSKMIRGCWDSIHVVEVQEKTTGRTAHYKLTSTAMLWLQTNKQGSGTMNLGGSLTRQTEQDANVTDSSPHIANIGKMVEEMENKIRNTLNEIYFGKTKDIVNGLRSTQSLADQRQQAAMKQDLAAAILRRNVKPESN, encoded by the exons ATG TCGGAAATGCAAATGGACTGCGCTTTGGATTTGATGCGCCGACTGCCGCCGCAGCAGATTGAGAAGAACCTTATTGACCTGATCGACTTGGCTCCAGATTTGTGTGAGGATCTGCTCTCGTCCGTGGATCAGCCGCTCAAAATAGCCAAAGATAAGGAGCATGGAAAGGACTATCTGCTGTGCGACTACAATCGAGATGGTGACTCCTACCGATCGCCCTGGTCGAATTCATACTACCCCCCACTGGAGGATGGCCAAATGCCCTCGGAGCGCCTACGTAAACTAGAAATTGAGGCCAACTACGCCTTTGATCAATATCGAGAGATGTACTACGAGGGTGGTGTATCCTCCGTATATCTGTGGGACTTGGATCATGGGTTTGCCGCTGTGATACTCATCAAGAAGGCTGGTGATGGTAGCAAAATGATTCGTGGCTGCTGGGACTCCATACATGTGGTGGAGGTTCAAGAGAAGACCACAGGAAGGACTGCCCACTACAAGCTCACCTCCACGGCCATGCTGTGGCTGCAGACAAACAAGCAGGGATCGGGTACCATGAACTTGGGCGGCTCACTGACACGTCAGACGGAGCAGGACGCCAACGTCACTGACTCGTCGCCGCACATTGCCAACATTGGCAAGATGGTGGAGGAGATGGAAAACAAAATACGAAACACACTCAACGAGATCTACTTTGGCAAGACCAAGGACATTGTAAATGGGTTGCGCAGCACACAATCGCTGGCCGATCAACGCCAGCAGGCGGCCATGAAGCAGGACCTGGCCGCGGCAATACTGAGGCGCAACGTCAAGCCCGAATCGAACTGA
- the LOC108162673 gene encoding transmembrane protein 87A produces MQNTWTLFVVALGLISIVSRTAAKSDPGIVDIQVNADIPYIREQRPLLANTGIYAQIAGCTSKAETNLTITFKLTEHPCIFDDRMLQLIAENPTQQQNSSINNVIVQVTKTYACNGLIVLVGDKPTEGVPSTPEPKHPMKENKHPLSPTTNSIVSVKEDGIYEIEVNIAPGQANQQFNAIVHIEFLGPHGFISAIDWPFLPFYLIMCIVYVIFGIIWLFVSFSQWRDLLRIQFWIGGVILLGMLEKAFFYAEYQTLTNTGLAVEHAELVAEFVSCAKRTLARMLVIIMSLGFGIVKPRLGPMLHRVVGAGTLYFVLACVESYLRITNVKSDRSELLVASIPLAVLDTAICWWIFTSLVQTTRTLRLRRNMVKLSLYRHFTNTLIFAVIASVIFMLFALRLRRTENCTPGWRDIWIDTGFWHMLFSVLLLVIMILWRPTNNNQRYAFTPLLDSPEDEDEEDEEDQFVADTYGVKMRGQNGTPKTSTNSRTATTTEEDDLRWVEENIPSSMADSALPVLDSDEEIINTKFEVSKMQ; encoded by the exons ATGCAGAATACGTGGACGCTTTTCGTAGTCGCGTTGGGGCTTATTTCAATCGTCTCGCGAACAGCCGCAAAGTCCGACCCCGGTATTGTCGATATCCAAGTTAACGCA GATATTCCATATATCAGGGAGCAGCGGCCACTTCTGGCCAACACCGGGATCTACGCGCAAA TTGCGGGATGCACATCCAAGGCGGAGACAAATCTGACAATAACCTTTAAGCTGACGGAGCATCCTTGCATCTTTGATGACCGGATG CTGCAACTAATCGCGGAGAATCCCACACAGCAGCAGAACTCGAGCATAAACAATGTTATCGTACAGGTAACAAAGACCTATGCCTGCAACGGCCTGATTGTGCTGGTTGGAGACAAGCCGACGGAAGGAGTTCCGTCCACGCCGGAGCCGAAGCACCCTATGAAGGAAAACAAGCATCCTCTATCG CCCACAACCAACTCGATTGTCAGCGTTAAGGAGGATGGCATATACGAGATCGAAGTGAACATAGCCCCGGGACAAGCGAATCAGCAGTTCAATGCTATAGTTCACATTGAGTTTCTTGGACCGCACGGCTTTATCTCAGCCATAGACTGGCCATTCCTACCA TTCTATCTGATCATGTGCATTGTTTACGTGATCTTTGGCATCATTTGGCTGTTTGTTTCGTTTTCGCAATGGCGAGATCTATTGAGAATTCAGTTTTGGATTGGTGGCGTCATACTGCTGGGAATGCTGGAGAAGGCCTTCTTTTATGCCGAGTATCAGACTCTCACCAATACGGGATTGGCTGTGGAACACGCGGAGCTGGTTGCTGAATTTGTATCTTGTGCGAAGCGTACACTGGCTCGAATGCTGGTGATCATTATGAGTCTGGGCTTTGGAATTGTCAA ACCTCGCTTGGGTCCCATGCTGCATCGGGTTGTGGGCGCGGGTACTCTCTACTTTGTGCTGGCCTGTGTGGAGAGCTATTTGCGTATCACCAACGTGAAGAGTGATCGTAGCGAGTTGCTGGTGGCCAGCATTCCTCTTGCGGTTCTCGATACAGCTATCTGTTGGTGGATATTCACCTCCCTAGTGCAGACAACCAGGACGCTCAGGCTAAGAAG AAACATGGTGAAGCTATCGCTCTATAGGCATTTCACCAACACGTTGATCTTTGCCGTTATCGCTTCCGTCATCTTCATGCTGTTTGCGTTGCGTTTGCGTAGAACTGAGAACTGTACGCCT GGTTGGCGTGATATCTGGATCGATACGGGCTTCTGGCACATGCTGTTTTCAGTGCTGTTGCTGGTTATTATGATACTATGGCGACCGACAAATAACAATCAACGCTATGCATTCACACCGCTCCTGGACAGTCCCGAGGACGAGGATGAAGAGG ATGAGGAGGATCAGTTTGTAGCTGATACTTATGGCGTTAAAATGCGCGGTCAGAATGGCACGCCGAAGACATCGACAAATTCGCGCACAGCCACAACCACTGAAGAGGACGATTTGCGTTGGGTTGAGGAGAATATACCCTCATCGATGGCTGATTCCGCTCTGCCCGTGCTAGACTCGGATGAGGAAATCATCAATACTAAGTTCGAAGTTTCCAAAATGCAATAA
- the LOC108162676 gene encoding 39S ribosomal protein L48, mitochondrial yields MLRRVLPSVRVGLQLAKPTSTTVRSSSGSVYEPDYLESLKPKFPQYESLNVQIKGYDYPQLESYQRFLHGVAEYLDLDVSDCYALPPQQTQVQRLRPNSTVIEAEYKLTTYERSLQLSNVDAPVYPQFLRIAQAALPEGVSLTVQEHTDDCEERRYVPDRDLLDLKAELERMGGASTKKK; encoded by the exons ATGTTACGAAGA GTACTGCCAAGTGTGCGGGTGGGTCTGCAATTAGCTAAGCCAACGTCGACGACGGTTagaagcagcagcggcagcgtaTATGAACCGGACTACCTAGAG TCACTTAAGCCGAAATTCCCGCAGTACGAAAGCCTTAATGTTCAAATCAAAGGCTATGATTATCCCCAGCTTGAGAGCTACCAACGCTTCCTCCACGGAGTGGCCGAATATCTTGATCTCGATGTGTCGGACTGCTATGCCCTGCCGCCACAGCAAACCCAAGTTCAGCGGCTGCGTCCCAATTCCACAGTCATTGAGGCCGAATACAAGTTGACTACCTACGAACGCAGCCTGCAGCTGAGCAATGTCGATGCCCCCGTCTATCCTCAGTTCCTGCGGATAGCCCAGGCTGCCTTACCCGAAGGTGTGAGCCTGACAGTGCAGGAGCACACAGATGACTGCGAGGAACGTCGCTATGTGCCCGACAGGGATCTGCTCGACCTCAAAGCAGAACTGGAGCGCATGGGTGGTGCGAGCACCAAGAAAAAGTAA